The following proteins come from a genomic window of Candidozyma auris chromosome 4, complete sequence:
- the TSR2 gene encoding Tsr2p: MMRAIDPTDFVRAESDKQSLRFDDEKQQAKFELGVCMAVYKWEELNIAVENSWGGPNSAEKRDWLSGVVIDLFEEKAVDNILIEETLLFAMVDEFDTEIDNDSALEIAALILKLYKECAAKNYATIDDLYEKFQQKKSNTATQKIKIETDPNNPSSDEEDEEDNENDVPQLVEKIEDTHIDEAPKGPVVDDDGFELVQKKGRRR, from the coding sequence ATGATGAGAGCAATAGACCCAACGGATTTCGTCCGTGCTGAGAGTGACAAGCAATCACTTAGATTTGACGATGAGAAGCAGCAGGCAAAGTTTGAACTTGGTGTGTGCATGGCGGTTTACAAGTGGGAAGAATTGAACATAGCCGTTGAAAATTCGTGGGGAGGACCGAACAGCGCTGAGAAAAGAGACTGGCTCTCAGGGGTCGTGATTGATctatttgaagaaaaagctgTGGACAACATCTTGATCGAAGAGACGTTGCTATTTGCTATGGTGGATGAGTTTGATACGGAAATCGACAACGACTCAGCACTCGAAATCGCTGCCCTCATATTGAAACTATACAAGGAATGCGCTGCCAAAAATTATGCCACCATAGACGATCTATATGAGAAGTTCCAACAAAAGAAGTCCAACACCGCAACAcagaaaatcaagatcGAAACAGATCCTAATAATCCAAGCAGtgatgaggaggatgaggaagacaaTGAGAATGACGTGCCTCAACTTGTGGAGAAAATAGAGGATACACATATTGACGAAGCTCCAAAAGGACCTGTCGTTGACGACGATGGCTTCGAGCTTGTGCAGAAAAAAGGTCGCAGACGCTAA